A single window of uncultured Methanospirillum sp. DNA harbors:
- a CDS encoding TIR domain-containing protein, giving the protein MNDLRINVVRSHKMTHEDHGGYFSPFIWEAAARGGDDSIKKLIDTQIQASSASVVLIGTNTYDQRWVKYEIFRSMRKGNKLLGIHINGIEGRDGRGKPLGPNPFSYLGFAYSADGTEFIPHEYRDEVWTPYTDIPPYKVKQVPEQHRNKIITLTKIAKTYNWVSDKGALNFPQWVE; this is encoded by the coding sequence ATGAACGATCTCAGGATCAATGTTGTCAGATCTCACAAGATGACCCATGAGGATCATGGTGGATACTTTTCTCCCTTCATCTGGGAAGCCGCTGCCAGGGGAGGGGATGATTCGATAAAGAAACTGATTGACACGCAGATTCAGGCCTCTTCAGCATCTGTTGTCCTGATCGGCACCAACACCTATGATCAGCGATGGGTCAAATACGAGATATTCAGGAGTATGAGGAAAGGGAATAAACTCCTCGGGATTCACATCAATGGCATAGAAGGACGGGACGGCAGGGGTAAACCACTTGGCCCGAACCCATTCAGTTACCTGGGCTTTGCCTATAGTGCAGATGGTACCGAGTTCATCCCCCATGAATATCGTGATGAGGTCTGGACACCGTACACTGATATTCCTCCATACAAGGTGAAGCAGGTCCCTGAACAGCACCGGAACAAGATAATTACTCTCACCAAGATAGCAAAAACCTACAACTGGGTATCTGATAAAGGGGCTCTCAATTTTCCTCAATGGGTGGAATGA
- a CDS encoding SagB family peptide dehydrogenase, whose translation MPDHSQSITLDNALSDRRSVREYQNTSISAPEISNLLWAAQGITDPQTGNRSAPSGQKIYPITLHVAISRGTDIPPGVYAYHATEHQLVKELDAPGEQNLVDVLGQKSVASAPVCIVMSGNYTPYQKFGNDMANQSMYLEAGHIAQNFLLELTSLHLSGVPLSGFDSEKVGTALGLDGDHPVLYGIVFGRSS comes from the coding sequence ATGCCTGACCACTCTCAATCAATAACTCTTGATAATGCCCTTTCGGATCGCCGGTCGGTCAGAGAGTACCAGAATACCTCAATATCTGCACCGGAGATTTCGAACCTTCTCTGGGCTGCACAGGGGATCACTGACCCACAGACCGGGAACCGTTCGGCTCCATCTGGACAGAAGATATACCCAATTACTCTTCATGTGGCAATAAGCCGTGGCACTGACATCCCTCCCGGTGTCTATGCTTACCATGCCACAGAACACCAGCTTGTCAAGGAGTTGGATGCACCAGGAGAACAGAACCTGGTTGATGTACTCGGACAGAAGAGTGTGGCATCTGCCCCGGTCTGCATCGTCATGAGTGGGAACTATACTCCTTACCAGAAGTTCGGTAATGATATGGCGAACCAGAGTATGTACCTGGAAGCTGGACATATCGCACAAAATTTCCTGCTTGAACTTACATCTCTGCATCTCTCAGGTGTACCGTTATCAGGGTTTGATTCTGAAAAGGTGGGAACTGCCCTGGGTCTTGATGGTGACCACCCGGTACTTTATGGTATCGTATTTGGAAGATCCTCCTAA